The Chitinophaga lutea genome contains the following window.
TACAGATCAGCAATTCAGGCTGAACAAGGTGGAATTTATAAAGGCTAATATTTTAATGGCTGACCGGTCAAAGTGTGGATGTTTCTTATAATGCAAAAGGTTTAGTTCGATTCCGTTTGATCTTATGTTCTAAAATTATAACATTAATTTAACAACCACAAACATCTGGCTCATTTTTTCTTAAAATATTTTTCCCCTTGGGCGAATGGCGTTTTGTATTGCAGATTTTCCGTAAGTTTAAACAATTTAGCTGTTTCATTTTCACTCAATTTATCATGAAAATCTTCAATGTTGTTTTTTGTGTGCTGTTTGTGCTGTTTGCGGCGTTGCAGTTTAACGATCCGGACCCGTACATATGGGTGCCGATCTACCTTTACGGCGCCATTTTCTGCGCCCTGGCCGTAGCGGGTAAATATTACAAAGGCTGGTATCTTTTCGGCATCCTGGCCGCGCTGACCTACGCGGTATACCTGTTTTTCGCCAAAGACGGCGTGCTCAGCTGGATGACGGAGCACCAGGCGGAAAACATCGCCGGCACCATGAAAGCGGAAAAACCCTGGATAGAAGATACCCGCGAGTTTTTCGGGCTGTTCATCATCGTCATCGTGCTATTGGTGAACTTCGTGAATACGGGCCAGAAAAGCGCCAAAAAGATGCGTAAAAAAATGATGAAAATCCGCTGATATCAAAAAGGCCTGATGCAAACGCACCAGGCCTTTTTTTTGATATGCTCCGCCGGCTTTACTTGGCCAGCAGTTTGATGATATCGATGCCTACCGGCGCTTTCTCGGCAGCGTCTGCCTTGAACACCAGGTACAACGTGTGCGGTTTGTTATCGGTCCGCGCGGGGAAACTGATCACCGCCGTATTGGGCGCTTCTTTTTTGGCGCCCGCGCCGATGTTCACTTCGCCGAGTTTTTCACCGTCGGCCCTGTCGAGGTGCGCGGATACGGTATAACCATGCTGCAGCGGCTCCTGTACGAAGTAGGTGAACTCAATGCCGGTGATAGCGGCAAAATCCAGCTCCTTATATCCAACTACCGCATTCGCCGTCGGTATCAGCAGTTTCATCCCGTTGATCTCCACTACGGCCGCACCGTCTGCGGTTTTATAGTTTTCCGCCTGCATCCTCGGGTTGCGCAGCTCCACGTTGGCCGTACCGGTGATGGGCCGGATACCGGCGCCACCTTTATCGGTATAGCTGGCGATCATGTAGAACACGCCGTTGTCTTTCAACTCACCGCCTACCGTGGGCGAAACGCTGCCGGATTGCGGCAATGAAGGCTCCTGCTGCGATTTGCCGGCCAGCGAGAAAATATACTCCACGATCTGTTTGGCTTCTCCCTTGCTGATAGACGGATGCGCCGCCATCACGGTTTCGCCCCATACGCCGCCGCCGCCTTTGATGATCTTGTCTGCGAGGTAATCGGGCGATTTCGGATCGTCCTTGTATTTGCCTGCAACATCCATGAAGCTGGGGCCGATGGACTTTTCATTCGTTTTATGGCAGGTTTTACAATCGGAAGTTTCGATGATGTTCTTTCCTGCAATGGCGCCGGATACGATCTGGTGCCCCTGCGGCAGCCCGGCCTTATCGCGGCCTTCCATGTACATGGCTTTGATGTACAGGTTCGACTGATCGATGGCGGTATCTTCCTTGTCTTTCACGGTTACACTGTACTGCACCTGCTTCCCGGGGAAATAGAACATCTTGTTCCCGCTTACGTTGATCTGCACATCCGGTGTTTCGTTCCCGGCGTAAAGGTTGATCATTTTACTCCGCACGCTGGCGCCGTGGCTGTCGATCACGTCCACGAACACGGGATATTCACCGGCTACGGTGTAGGTCTGTTCCACCACAGGCTCTTTCGTTTCTTTGGTGCTGCCGTTGCCGAAGTTCCACAGGTATGTTACGGCATCGCCGTCGGGGTCTTT
Protein-coding sequences here:
- a CDS encoding transmembrane 220 family protein — its product is MKIFNVVFCVLFVLFAALQFNDPDPYIWVPIYLYGAIFCALAVAGKYYKGWYLFGILAALTYAVYLFFAKDGVLSWMTEHQAENIAGTMKAEKPWIEDTREFFGLFIIVIVLLVNFVNTGQKSAKKMRKKMMKIR